One window of the Phragmitibacter flavus genome contains the following:
- a CDS encoding discoidin domain-containing protein → MLRHLHLYLLAGLATAGLLTLPAQEKKAAEPVKSLRGLLICGGCCHDYEKQSVLLRDGIQARANIQIDILRSEDKGTAPEFPLYKNPDWAKGYDVIIHDECAASVKDLPLVQNVINAHKTIPAVNLHCAMHSFRTGTDDWFKFLGLQSSGHGPQEPINIEFDTTHPITESLANWTTIKEELYNNVNVFDAKPLAMGKQVVKAKDGTIRTDEAIVVWTNETQGARSFSTTLGHNNDTVGDTRYLDLVTRGLLWSLDKLSPDYLIPYTGPEGTTTILPAPPKDEAAADKDKKKTSSAAPAAPSPSSDGTPAVQVTASSEETDKGNHAFLALDQNPDTRWCASSGSFPQHLQIELPTPQTLTGISIQWESQNNAYQHKIEGSVDGKSWTVLADASTNQKGGDSEHSLSNNQGKDIRFIKTTILSSSQGGWASIREIKLNTAATPVTLTASSTETSKNNLTHHAIDGNPDTRWCASTKDYPQFLQLSFDQPHKISGLTIDWESKTNTYHHKVEGTLDNKTWFPLADATLNPKPGQTQHQFDIKEVLTVKITVTESTNKGNHASIRELTFTSPTLKALRPNFLASTPVKTLAPGEPDLAKSGNVPPKIVKLTPEQEAEILKDVTVPEGFEVSLFANSAAANYPVYVAAAPNGDLYVSSDGNGSLGRNPGRGRIVRLRDTDNDGRADQVTEFVKDVDSPRGLVWDKDRLYLVHPPHLSVFIDKDGDGVADESKVLVKNLAFGFKDRPADHTTNGLSLGIDGYLYIAVGDFGFMEAEGTDGRKLQMRNGGVLRVRPDGTNMEIYAQGTRNILEVAISPTMDMFARDNTNDGGGWNVRFHHFPGLTDHGYPRLYMNFPDEIIQPIADYGGGSGCGAVYIDEPGFGDWNNAPFTVDWGTNALWHHQLKPKGATFEETRKPEPFIKMTRPTDADVDGNSNVYLASWKGATFNWNGPDVGYIVQVRPKNFKPEPLPDFAKASDADLVKQLESPSARRRMDAQRELMRRPWSPALDGIEALVKNKRSQPTARVAARYTFSQHPDRDHELILSSLTCDGDVSVGEAEVRAFKVPFIQNPDKPSRQIVVEGGGVPANPYSPTSDQIARMGLAQLVGAAFSKEMGEAGFLKNYEVWAGEAKNPLFDHVLVNFLAKKAEPQVLFTVIEGAEQPGMRESTSEQKSIALRALAKIHSPETVTGLIDRLDKATDPTLRQGILSALCRLYHHEGEWKGDSWGTRPDTRGPYYQPEPWAETPKIEAVLKATLAKADPTETAFLIKEMNRNRIKSDDALTRILTLAKTDPKLIPDAVSQLAQAETIPADGIPLLTQAARAPLEDETYTPAVRSQAITALTKTDNTDGWSAILDGLVLMKNIHKEAQDIYKAREAATKAFLEAPKLENHHQLVEVQSENLDSPRAYWAYSALLNLSARKSGSPESREEATKKLDTAWADPKHRTMILRVVADLRHNPFADKVLLALDDPDKDVLKAAEHAAKAMKLEKKTAASGPLVSTLKPADLIAQLLKTKGDVGLGEQIFARATCVACHTTKEDEAQKGPYLGNIAQTYKRPELIDAIIDPNKTIAQGFATNFIVTKKGESQMGFVTFESAEKVTIRTITAAEHSFHPNDIAQREKPPISMMPPGLMGNFTVREFASLLDYLEALSKK, encoded by the coding sequence ATGCTACGACATCTCCACCTTTACCTCCTCGCCGGCCTCGCCACCGCAGGCCTCCTCACCCTCCCCGCCCAGGAGAAAAAAGCCGCCGAACCTGTCAAATCGCTGCGAGGTCTCCTCATCTGCGGCGGCTGCTGTCATGATTACGAAAAACAAAGCGTCCTGCTGCGCGACGGCATCCAGGCCCGCGCCAACATCCAGATCGACATCCTGCGCAGTGAAGACAAAGGCACCGCGCCCGAGTTCCCGCTCTACAAAAATCCCGACTGGGCCAAAGGATACGACGTCATCATCCACGACGAATGTGCCGCCAGCGTAAAAGACCTTCCACTCGTCCAGAACGTCATCAACGCCCACAAAACCATTCCCGCCGTCAACTTGCACTGTGCCATGCACAGCTTCCGCACCGGCACCGATGACTGGTTCAAATTCCTCGGCCTGCAAAGCTCCGGCCACGGTCCACAAGAACCCATCAACATCGAGTTCGACACCACCCACCCCATCACCGAGTCCCTTGCCAACTGGACCACCATCAAGGAAGAACTCTACAACAACGTCAACGTCTTCGACGCCAAACCCCTCGCCATGGGCAAACAGGTCGTGAAAGCCAAAGACGGCACCATCCGCACCGACGAAGCCATCGTCGTCTGGACCAACGAAACCCAGGGCGCCCGCAGCTTCTCCACCACCCTCGGCCACAACAACGACACCGTCGGCGACACCCGCTACCTCGACCTCGTCACCCGCGGCCTGCTCTGGTCCCTTGACAAACTCAGCCCCGACTACCTCATCCCCTACACCGGTCCCGAAGGCACCACCACCATCCTTCCCGCCCCTCCCAAAGACGAGGCCGCAGCCGATAAAGACAAAAAGAAAACCTCCTCAGCGGCTCCGGCCGCTCCTTCGCCGTCTTCGGACGGCACCCCGGCGGTGCAAGTCACCGCCTCCTCCGAGGAGACCGACAAAGGCAACCACGCGTTCCTCGCCCTCGATCAAAACCCCGACACCCGCTGGTGCGCCTCCAGCGGCTCCTTCCCCCAGCACCTTCAAATTGAACTCCCCACCCCCCAAACCCTCACCGGCATTTCCATCCAGTGGGAAAGCCAGAACAACGCCTACCAGCACAAGATCGAAGGCTCAGTCGACGGCAAAAGCTGGACTGTGCTCGCTGACGCCTCCACCAACCAAAAAGGTGGCGACAGCGAACACAGCCTCAGCAACAACCAGGGCAAAGACATCCGCTTCATCAAAACCACCATCCTCAGCTCCAGCCAGGGCGGTTGGGCCAGCATCCGCGAAATCAAACTCAACACCGCAGCCACCCCCGTCACCCTCACCGCCTCCAGCACCGAAACTTCCAAAAACAATCTCACCCACCACGCCATTGATGGAAACCCCGACACCCGCTGGTGCGCCTCCACCAAAGACTACCCTCAATTCCTCCAACTCAGCTTCGACCAACCTCACAAAATCAGCGGCCTCACCATCGACTGGGAAAGCAAAACCAACACCTACCACCACAAAGTCGAAGGCACCCTCGACAACAAAACCTGGTTCCCCCTCGCCGACGCCACCCTAAATCCAAAACCCGGCCAAACCCAGCACCAATTCGACATTAAAGAAGTGCTAACAGTCAAGATAACCGTAACAGAATCAACCAACAAGGGCAACCACGCCAGCATCCGCGAACTCACCTTCACCAGCCCCACCCTCAAGGCCCTTCGACCCAATTTCCTCGCCTCCACCCCCGTCAAAACACTCGCTCCCGGCGAACCCGACCTCGCCAAATCCGGCAACGTCCCCCCGAAAATCGTCAAACTCACCCCCGAACAGGAAGCCGAAATCCTTAAAGACGTCACCGTCCCCGAAGGTTTCGAAGTCTCCCTCTTCGCCAACTCCGCCGCCGCCAACTACCCCGTCTACGTCGCCGCCGCCCCCAATGGCGACCTCTACGTCTCCTCCGACGGCAACGGCTCTCTCGGCCGCAACCCCGGCCGCGGTCGCATCGTCCGACTGCGCGACACCGACAACGACGGCCGCGCTGACCAGGTCACCGAATTCGTCAAAGACGTCGACTCCCCCCGCGGTCTCGTCTGGGACAAAGACCGCCTCTACCTCGTCCATCCCCCCCACCTCAGCGTCTTCATCGACAAAGACGGCGACGGCGTCGCCGACGAATCCAAAGTCCTCGTCAAAAACCTCGCCTTCGGATTCAAAGACCGCCCCGCCGACCACACCACCAACGGCCTCTCCCTCGGCATCGACGGCTACCTCTACATCGCCGTCGGCGACTTCGGATTTATGGAAGCCGAAGGCACCGACGGACGCAAACTGCAAATGCGCAACGGCGGCGTCCTGCGCGTCCGGCCCGACGGCACCAACATGGAAATTTACGCCCAAGGCACCCGCAACATCCTCGAAGTCGCCATCAGTCCCACCATGGACATGTTCGCCCGCGACAACACCAACGACGGCGGCGGCTGGAACGTCCGTTTCCACCACTTCCCCGGCCTCACCGACCACGGCTACCCCCGCCTCTACATGAATTTCCCCGACGAAATCATCCAACCCATCGCCGACTACGGCGGCGGCTCCGGCTGCGGTGCCGTCTACATCGACGAACCCGGCTTTGGCGACTGGAACAACGCCCCCTTCACCGTCGACTGGGGCACCAACGCCCTCTGGCATCATCAGCTCAAACCCAAAGGCGCCACCTTCGAAGAAACCCGCAAGCCCGAGCCCTTCATCAAAATGACCCGCCCCACCGACGCCGACGTCGATGGCAACAGCAACGTCTACCTCGCCAGTTGGAAAGGCGCCACCTTCAACTGGAACGGCCCCGACGTCGGTTACATCGTCCAAGTCCGCCCTAAAAATTTCAAACCCGAACCCCTCCCCGACTTCGCCAAAGCGAGCGACGCCGACCTCGTTAAACAACTCGAATCTCCCAGTGCCCGCAGACGAATGGATGCGCAGCGCGAATTGATGAGGAGACCTTGGTCCCCTGCATTAGATGGTATCGAAGCTCTGGTCAAAAACAAGCGAAGCCAACCAACAGCCCGAGTCGCAGCGCGATACACATTTTCTCAACATCCAGATCGAGATCATGAACTGATTCTGAGTTCACTGACCTGTGACGGGGATGTTTCAGTCGGTGAAGCCGAAGTGCGCGCTTTTAAAGTTCCCTTCATTCAGAATCCCGACAAGCCATCACGTCAAATTGTCGTGGAAGGAGGAGGAGTTCCCGCTAACCCGTATTCTCCCACCTCCGACCAAATCGCACGCATGGGTCTCGCCCAGTTGGTCGGGGCGGCGTTTAGTAAGGAAATGGGAGAGGCAGGGTTTCTTAAAAACTACGAAGTTTGGGCAGGAGAAGCGAAAAACCCACTCTTTGACCACGTTTTAGTAAATTTTTTGGCCAAGAAAGCAGAGCCCCAGGTGTTGTTTACGGTGATTGAAGGTGCTGAACAACCCGGCATGCGTGAGTCCACGTCAGAACAGAAAAGTATTGCCCTCCGCGCCCTCGCCAAAATCCACTCCCCCGAAACCGTCACCGGCCTGATTGACCGCCTCGACAAAGCCACCGACCCCACCCTCCGCCAAGGCATTCTCTCCGCCCTCTGCCGCCTCTACCACCACGAAGGCGAGTGGAAAGGCGACTCTTGGGGCACCCGACCCGACACCCGCGGCCCCTATTACCAACCCGAACCCTGGGCCGAAACCCCAAAAATCGAAGCCGTCCTCAAAGCCACCCTTGCCAAGGCCGATCCCACCGAAACCGCGTTCCTCATCAAGGAGATGAACCGCAACCGCATCAAATCCGACGACGCCCTCACCCGCATCCTGACGCTCGCCAAAACCGACCCCAAACTCATCCCCGATGCCGTTTCGCAACTCGCCCAGGCCGAAACCATTCCCGCCGACGGCATCCCCCTCCTCACACAGGCCGCCCGCGCCCCGCTCGAAGACGAAACCTACACCCCCGCCGTCCGCTCCCAGGCGATCACTGCCCTCACCAAAACTGACAACACCGACGGCTGGTCCGCCATTCTCGACGGCCTCGTCCTGATGAAAAACATCCACAAGGAAGCGCAAGACATTTACAAAGCCCGCGAAGCCGCCACCAAAGCTTTCCTCGAAGCCCCCAAACTCGAAAACCATCACCAACTCGTCGAAGTCCAATCCGAAAACCTCGACTCCCCCCGCGCCTACTGGGCCTACTCCGCCCTCCTCAACCTCAGCGCCCGCAAATCCGGCAGTCCTGAATCCCGCGAAGAAGCCACCAAAAAACTCGACACCGCCTGGGCCGATCCCAAACATCGCACCATGATTCTGCGCGTTGTCGCCGACCTCAGACACAACCCTTTTGCCGACAAAGTCCTGCTCGCCCTCGACGACCCTGACAAAGACGTCCTCAAAGCCGCCGAGCACGCCGCCAAGGCCATGAAACTGGAGAAAAAAACCGCCGCCAGCGGTCCCCTCGTCTCCACCCTCAAGCCCGCCGACCTCATTGCCCAACTCCTCAAAACCAAAGGCGATGTCGGCCTCGGTGAACAAATCTTCGCACGCGCCACCTGCGTTGCCTGCCACACCACCAAGGAAGACGAAGCCCAAAAAGGCCCCTACCTCGGCAACATCGCGCAAACCTACAAGCGCCCCGAACTCATCGACGCCATCATCGATCCCAACAAAACCATCGCCCAAGGTTTCGCCACCAACTTCATCGTCACCAAAAAAGGCGAAAGCCAGATGGGTTTCGTCACCTTCGAAAGCGCCGAAAAAGTGACCATCCGCACCATCACCGCCGCCGAACACTCCTTCCATCCCAACGACATCGCCCAACGTGAAAAACCTCCCATCTCCATGATGCCCCCTGGCCTGATGGGCAACTTCACGGTCCGCGAATTCGCCAGTCTGCTTGACTATCTCGAAGCCCTTTCCAAGAAGTAG
- the thrC gene encoding threonine synthase, with amino-acid sequence MQYLSTRGQTQPHSFSEAVEAGLAPDGGLFLPESFPDIRSHLNDWQSLTYPQLAAEFFQLFAPDISSEEWHSLTAQAYSKFDSPDVAPLRQLDEKTYVLELFHGPTLAFKDFALQLLGLLYKRLATQSGKTLAVLGATSGDTGSAAIHGCLGQDGINIFILYPNGRVAPLQERQMACTDASNVFAIPIPGTFDDAQALVKETFGDPAFTAAHNLSAVNSINIARVLAQCVYYIWATLRLPENLRDQVEFVVPTGNFGNVLAGFLAHQMGMPAKRFRVATNQNDILHRFFTNGEYRQGDVFPSFAPSMDIQAASNFERFLYLLLNKDSTRVRELIAQMKSGTPVTLPEPRGIFRASRLDDAGIAATIADVWQQYGYIADPHTACGFTDMAPDAISIVLATAHPAKFPEVVQQATGVDPTHPTLEALKLLPLRTHPLPATVDSIKTFIAEHS; translated from the coding sequence ATGCAATACCTCTCCACCCGCGGCCAAACCCAACCCCACTCCTTCTCCGAGGCCGTTGAAGCCGGACTCGCCCCCGACGGCGGCCTCTTTCTCCCCGAATCCTTCCCCGACATCCGCTCCCATCTCAACGATTGGCAATCGCTCACCTACCCACAGCTCGCCGCCGAGTTCTTCCAGCTTTTTGCCCCTGATATCTCCTCAGAAGAATGGCATTCTCTGACCGCCCAGGCTTATTCCAAATTCGATTCCCCCGACGTCGCCCCACTGCGCCAGCTCGACGAGAAAACCTACGTCCTCGAACTCTTCCACGGCCCCACCCTCGCCTTCAAAGACTTCGCCCTGCAACTGCTCGGCCTCCTGTATAAACGCCTCGCCACGCAATCCGGTAAAACGCTCGCCGTTCTCGGAGCCACTTCCGGCGACACCGGCTCCGCCGCCATCCACGGCTGCCTCGGTCAGGACGGCATCAACATCTTCATCCTCTACCCCAATGGCCGCGTCGCCCCCCTCCAGGAACGCCAGATGGCCTGCACCGACGCCTCCAACGTTTTCGCCATTCCCATTCCCGGCACCTTCGATGACGCCCAGGCCTTGGTGAAAGAAACCTTCGGCGACCCCGCCTTCACCGCCGCCCACAACCTTTCCGCCGTCAACTCCATCAACATCGCCCGCGTCCTTGCCCAGTGTGTGTATTACATCTGGGCCACCCTCCGACTCCCCGAAAACCTTCGCGACCAAGTCGAGTTCGTCGTCCCCACCGGAAACTTCGGCAACGTCCTCGCCGGCTTCCTCGCCCACCAGATGGGCATGCCCGCAAAACGCTTCCGCGTCGCCACCAACCAAAACGACATCCTCCACCGCTTTTTCACCAACGGCGAATACCGCCAGGGCGACGTCTTCCCCAGCTTCGCCCCGAGCATGGACATCCAGGCCGCCTCCAACTTCGAGCGCTTCCTCTATCTCCTTCTCAACAAAGACAGCACCCGTGTCCGCGAACTCATTGCCCAGATGAAATCCGGCACCCCCGTCACCCTACCCGAACCCCGCGGCATCTTCCGCGCCTCCCGTCTCGACGACGCCGGCATCGCCGCCACCATCGCCGATGTCTGGCAGCAATACGGCTACATCGCCGACCCTCACACCGCCTGCGGCTTCACCGACATGGCCCCCGACGCCATCAGCATCGTCCTCGCCACCGCCCATCCAGCCAAATTTCCCGAAGTCGTGCAACAAGCCACCGGCGTCGACCCGACGCATCCCACCCTCGAAGCCCTCAAGCTTCTCCCCCTCCGCACCCATCCTCTCCCCGCCACCGTCGACTCCATCAAGACCTTCATCGCCGAACACTCGTAA
- a CDS encoding barstar family protein, translating to MTKKIFIVDGGRFSTLKEFYKEIKESFGINCTWGHNLDAFNDILRGGFGTPEEGFVIKWTHSELSKVKLGKDFDRLIEIIRCHCVGGDEEEDGVELHLC from the coding sequence ATGACCAAGAAGATTTTTATCGTGGATGGCGGTCGATTTTCTACTCTGAAAGAGTTCTACAAGGAGATCAAAGAGTCCTTTGGCATTAACTGCACGTGGGGACACAATCTTGATGCTTTCAACGACATTCTTAGGGGAGGGTTTGGAACACCCGAAGAGGGATTTGTCATCAAATGGACACACTCCGAGCTGTCAAAAGTGAAATTGGGAAAGGATTTTGATCGATTGATTGAGATCATTCGATGTCATTGCGTTGGTGGAGACGAGGAAGAGGATGGGGTTGAATTGCACCTGTGCTGA
- a CDS encoding ABC-F family ATP-binding cassette domain-containing protein yields MLNLRKVTKSFNSRVLFKDASFTVNYAERVALVGPNGAGKSTLFSLILKDDVPDSGEIERDEWTTLGYLRQESEPTGDETILDVATGKGGEMERLEAILKKCEDAGDVASAEYLEAHAQHEALHNPQAEAKAKKILRGFGFKETDLNKPAKEYSGGWVMRAHLARLLVIEPDLLLLDEPTNHLDLLSLLWFRNYLKNYPGAILLISHDRDFMDELIETTYDIDEGKLVAYQGNYTEHLKQKEEAYERQVQAYRTQQKEIEHIQEFIDKFRSVASKASQAQSREKQLAKMDKLEKPRPLKKAFRFNFPQPIRGGQRAMSLTDIHQAYGEKKIYTGLDLDVERGERTVLVGPNGAGKSTLLKILAGVIPFQKGERRLGANAKLGYFSQHRADTLNPEATILDEVKDSAPMLRDDDVRAILGSFLFRKEDVFKKIKVLSGGEKSRVNLVKFLVDPPNILLMDEPTTHLDIWSIEGLILALQRFEGTLVFISHDVHFIRSIATKVLHINEGKVSPYAGGYDYYLEKSGLEDDARAAATA; encoded by the coding sequence ATGCTGAACCTGCGCAAAGTTACCAAGTCGTTTAATAGTCGTGTTTTGTTTAAAGATGCTTCGTTCACCGTGAACTATGCAGAGCGGGTGGCGTTGGTGGGACCTAATGGAGCGGGAAAGTCGACGTTGTTTTCGTTGATTCTGAAGGATGATGTGCCCGACTCGGGGGAGATTGAGCGCGATGAGTGGACGACTTTGGGATATTTGCGTCAGGAGAGTGAGCCGACCGGGGACGAGACAATTCTGGATGTGGCGACGGGAAAAGGGGGGGAGATGGAGCGGCTTGAGGCGATTTTGAAAAAGTGCGAGGATGCGGGGGATGTGGCTTCGGCGGAATACCTTGAGGCTCATGCGCAACATGAGGCTTTGCACAATCCGCAAGCAGAAGCCAAGGCGAAGAAGATTTTGCGCGGGTTTGGGTTCAAGGAGACAGACCTCAACAAGCCGGCAAAGGAGTATAGTGGCGGCTGGGTGATGAGGGCGCATTTGGCGCGGTTGCTGGTGATCGAGCCGGATTTGTTGCTGTTGGATGAGCCGACCAACCACCTCGATTTGTTGTCGCTGTTGTGGTTCCGGAATTATTTGAAGAACTACCCGGGCGCAATCTTGCTGATTTCTCACGATCGCGATTTCATGGATGAGTTGATCGAGACGACCTACGATATCGACGAGGGCAAGCTGGTGGCTTATCAGGGCAACTATACGGAGCACTTGAAGCAGAAGGAGGAGGCTTACGAGCGTCAGGTGCAGGCGTATCGGACACAGCAGAAGGAGATTGAGCACATTCAGGAGTTCATCGATAAATTCCGGTCGGTGGCGTCCAAGGCTTCCCAGGCGCAGAGTCGCGAGAAGCAGCTGGCGAAGATGGACAAGCTGGAGAAACCGAGGCCGCTGAAGAAGGCGTTTCGGTTCAACTTCCCGCAGCCGATTCGCGGTGGTCAGCGGGCGATGTCGTTGACGGACATCCATCAGGCCTACGGCGAGAAGAAGATTTACACGGGGCTTGATCTGGACGTGGAGCGTGGGGAACGCACGGTGCTGGTGGGGCCCAACGGGGCGGGCAAGTCGACGTTGTTGAAGATTTTGGCGGGGGTGATCCCGTTTCAGAAAGGGGAGCGGAGATTGGGGGCAAATGCGAAGCTGGGGTATTTTTCACAGCATCGCGCAGATACGCTAAATCCCGAGGCGACCATTCTTGATGAGGTCAAGGACAGTGCGCCGATGTTGAGGGATGATGACGTGAGGGCGATTTTGGGTTCGTTTTTGTTCCGCAAGGAAGATGTTTTCAAGAAGATCAAGGTGCTGAGCGGTGGAGAGAAGTCGCGGGTGAACCTGGTGAAATTCTTGGTGGATCCGCCGAACATTTTGTTGATGGATGAGCCGACGACGCACCTCGATATTTGGAGCATTGAAGGGTTGATTCTGGCGTTGCAACGGTTCGAGGGCACGCTGGTGTTTATCAGCCATGACGTGCACTTTATCCGGTCGATTGCGACGAAGGTTCTGCACATCAATGAAGGCAAAGTGTCGCCGTATGCGGGTGGGTATGATTATTACCTCGAGAAGAGCGGACTGGAAGATGACGCGCGGGCGGCGGCGACGGCGTAA
- a CDS encoding cyclic nucleotide-binding domain-containing protein, with translation MKIPNIFEDETKAVSFAAGVTIFSSGDQGEAMFVIQSGQVELSVKGKVVETVGEDGFFGEMALIEDGPRTATAVAKSDCVLVPINRQRFEFMVHEVPQFAVEVMRVLSRRLRRLDDGVV, from the coding sequence ATGAAGATACCCAACATTTTTGAAGACGAGACCAAGGCGGTGAGTTTTGCTGCCGGGGTAACGATTTTTAGCAGTGGCGATCAGGGGGAGGCAATGTTTGTGATTCAATCGGGTCAGGTGGAGCTGTCGGTGAAAGGAAAAGTGGTGGAGACGGTGGGTGAGGATGGATTTTTTGGAGAGATGGCGTTGATTGAGGATGGCCCAAGAACGGCGACGGCGGTGGCGAAGTCGGATTGTGTGTTGGTGCCGATCAATCGTCAGCGTTTTGAGTTCATGGTGCATGAGGTGCCGCAGTTTGCGGTGGAGGTGATGCGGGTGTTGAGCCGTCGGCTGCGGCGTTTGGATGACGGGGTGGTGTGA
- the prmC gene encoding peptide chain release factor N(5)-glutamine methyltransferase, with the protein MKLLLETLNSGAEYLAKRQVEDARLNMEHLLAHVLGCRRLDLYLRFDLALEEAQLQPLRVLLKRRGEGEPLQHLLGTVPFYGSDFVSDARALIPRPETEHLVHLLVEKKLAEKVPGTVLDMGTGSGCIGLSLAKAWPGAQVTLADVSEDALELARLNATRLKLEGRNVRFVRSDLFEELQGHQFDLIVANLPYIPTGEMGSLSREVLRDPRLALDGGESGLEIVDRLIEGCPARMKKGGMLALELHHDQANAVLNRLQLAGFSEMHGAQDLSGIERFVFATAPEIDVDAEVVEAVETESVAEEDR; encoded by the coding sequence ATGAAACTATTGCTCGAGACTTTGAACAGCGGTGCGGAATACCTGGCGAAACGGCAGGTGGAGGATGCGCGTCTGAACATGGAGCATCTGTTGGCGCATGTGTTGGGATGCCGGAGGCTCGATTTGTATCTGCGTTTTGATCTGGCATTGGAGGAGGCCCAGTTGCAGCCGTTGAGGGTGCTGTTGAAGCGTCGGGGCGAGGGCGAGCCGTTGCAGCATTTGTTGGGGACGGTGCCCTTTTATGGGAGCGATTTTGTGAGCGATGCTCGGGCGTTGATTCCGCGTCCTGAGACGGAACATCTGGTGCATTTGCTGGTGGAGAAGAAGTTGGCGGAGAAGGTGCCGGGAACGGTATTAGACATGGGGACAGGGTCGGGTTGCATTGGTTTGTCGCTGGCAAAAGCGTGGCCGGGGGCGCAGGTGACGTTGGCGGATGTTTCGGAGGACGCGTTGGAGCTGGCGAGGTTGAACGCGACGCGGTTGAAGCTGGAAGGTCGGAATGTTCGCTTCGTGAGGAGTGATTTGTTTGAAGAGCTTCAAGGGCATCAATTTGATCTCATCGTGGCGAACCTGCCGTATATTCCAACCGGTGAGATGGGATCGCTGAGCCGGGAGGTGTTGCGCGATCCGCGACTGGCGTTGGATGGTGGGGAATCGGGCTTGGAGATCGTGGACCGGTTGATCGAAGGATGCCCGGCGCGAATGAAGAAGGGGGGGATGTTGGCGTTGGAATTGCATCACGATCAGGCGAATGCGGTGTTAAATCGTTTGCAATTGGCAGGTTTTTCCGAGATGCACGGCGCACAGGATCTTTCGGGCATCGAGCGCTTCGTGTTTGCAACTGCTCCGGAGATTGATGTTGATGCTGAAGTTGTCGAGGCCGTCGAGACGGAGTCGGTGGCAGAAGAGGATCGCTAG
- the murA gene encoding UDP-N-acetylglucosamine 1-carboxyvinyltransferase produces MQKLIVQGGTRLRGKVTISGSKNSSLPILAATLLTKDECVIHRVPDLSDTNYMLQILRELGAEVERASGTMNIKAEKIVPDTPYDLVVKMRASICVMGPLTGRLRKAVVSLPGGCVIGDRPVDLHLKGLEYLGAKVQVDGGNIHIEAVEPLKGCTMNLTSKYGSTVLGTDNVMMAAVLTKGTTIIEGAAAEPEVEDLANFLIKMGAKIEGAGTTRIVIEGVEELHGAEHTVIPDRIEAGTFLVAGAICGDGVMVRNVIPAHLKTTIELLQSSGYDVTSTKDTVTIMQGTSPKGFHLTTRPYPGFPTDMQAQFCALACTIPGLSSIKETIFQNRFMHVSELKRMGANIELDGDTARITGVPMLSGAPVMASDLRASAALVLAAINAKGTTKIDRLYHIDRGYEHLDDKLSSLGAITERIKE; encoded by the coding sequence ATGCAAAAACTCATCGTTCAAGGCGGCACGCGGTTGCGTGGCAAGGTCACCATCAGCGGTTCCAAAAACTCCTCGCTGCCCATCCTGGCGGCGACGTTGCTGACGAAGGATGAGTGTGTGATTCACCGGGTGCCGGATTTGAGTGACACGAACTACATGCTGCAAATTTTGCGGGAGCTGGGTGCCGAGGTGGAACGCGCGAGCGGGACGATGAACATCAAGGCCGAGAAAATCGTTCCTGATACGCCTTATGATTTGGTGGTGAAGATGCGCGCGTCGATTTGTGTGATGGGTCCGTTGACGGGTCGGTTGCGCAAGGCGGTGGTGTCATTGCCGGGCGGATGCGTGATTGGGGATAGGCCGGTGGATTTGCATTTGAAGGGTTTGGAGTATTTGGGCGCCAAGGTGCAGGTGGACGGCGGCAACATTCACATCGAGGCGGTGGAGCCTTTGAAGGGGTGCACCATGAACTTGACCAGCAAGTATGGATCGACGGTCTTGGGCACGGACAACGTGATGATGGCGGCGGTGCTGACGAAGGGGACGACCATCATTGAAGGCGCGGCGGCGGAACCGGAAGTGGAGGATTTGGCGAATTTCCTGATCAAAATGGGTGCGAAGATTGAGGGGGCAGGGACGACGCGGATTGTGATTGAAGGGGTCGAGGAACTTCATGGAGCGGAACACACGGTGATTCCTGACCGGATTGAAGCGGGCACGTTTTTGGTGGCGGGAGCGATCTGTGGGGACGGGGTGATGGTTCGTAATGTGATTCCGGCGCACCTGAAAACGACCATCGAATTGTTGCAGTCGTCGGGTTATGACGTGACTTCGACCAAGGACACGGTGACCATCATGCAAGGAACGAGTCCAAAGGGCTTTCATTTGACCACGCGGCCGTATCCTGGCTTCCCGACGGATATGCAGGCGCAATTCTGTGCTCTGGCCTGCACGATTCCCGGGCTGAGCAGCATCAAGGAGACGATTTTCCAAAACCGCTTCATGCATGTTTCCGAATTGAAACGGATGGGGGCGAACATTGAGCTGGATGGCGACACGGCGCGGATCACGGGAGTTCCTATGCTTAGCGGAGCCCCGGTGATGGCGAGTGATTTACGGGCTTCAGCGGCTTTGGTGCTGGCGGCGATCAATGCCAAGGGCACGACGAAGATTGACCGTCTTTACCATATTGATCGCGGTTATGAGCACCTTGACGACAAGCTGAGCAGCCTGGGGGCGATTACAGAACGAATCAAAGAATAG